Proteins co-encoded in one Cytobacillus sp. NJ13 genomic window:
- a CDS encoding NlpC/P60 family protein yields the protein MRKRLLVLNTTIILGLGSAFSIPGVNAESINKLENQKSQIQQQRSSLQATLAEADKELVSVLKEIAELNTKISKVEKAIEDNNKLIAETQTKIASTKSEVDQLKAEMAIIEERIEKRSAILKQRAQSFQESGGSVAYLDVLLGASSFSDFVDRVGAVTTFVQADKQLLEEQEQDKKAFEEKKAAVEEELAGLTSMMTELKGMQSIMEEQKQQNSSLIQQLKEKENSIADKKAKLQSEDVKYASMIAQIEQSISAQTAPAAQSAASASASEGSASANKQTPAAQKAKGSASSAPKPTVNGGSAISIVTTAGNKYIGNSVYVFGGGRNAYDIANGRFDCSGFVHWAFSQAGISVGASTDSLKFAGRQVSASEMRAGDLVFFDTYKRDGHVGIYLGGGKFIGSQSSTGVAIANMSSGYWKTKFNGRVVRVIE from the coding sequence TTGAGAAAAAGGCTCCTCGTTTTAAATACAACTATTATCCTTGGGCTTGGAAGTGCTTTTTCAATCCCAGGTGTAAATGCTGAATCAATCAATAAGCTCGAAAATCAAAAAAGCCAAATTCAGCAGCAGCGTTCCAGCTTGCAGGCCACACTGGCTGAAGCGGATAAGGAATTGGTAAGTGTACTAAAAGAAATCGCTGAGTTAAATACTAAAATTAGTAAAGTTGAAAAAGCGATTGAAGATAATAATAAATTAATAGCAGAAACTCAAACTAAAATTGCCAGCACTAAATCCGAAGTAGATCAATTGAAGGCAGAAATGGCTATCATTGAGGAAAGAATTGAAAAGAGAAGCGCTATCCTAAAACAGCGTGCACAATCTTTTCAGGAAAGCGGCGGATCAGTGGCATATTTAGATGTTCTTCTTGGTGCTTCCAGTTTCAGTGACTTTGTTGACCGTGTCGGAGCAGTAACCACATTTGTTCAGGCAGACAAACAATTACTGGAAGAACAGGAACAGGATAAAAAAGCATTTGAAGAAAAGAAGGCTGCTGTGGAAGAAGAGTTAGCGGGTTTGACCAGCATGATGACCGAATTAAAAGGCATGCAGTCCATCATGGAGGAGCAAAAACAGCAAAATAGCTCATTAATTCAGCAGTTAAAAGAAAAAGAAAATTCTATTGCTGATAAGAAGGCAAAGCTGCAAAGTGAAGATGTTAAATATGCTTCTATGATTGCTCAAATCGAACAAAGCATTTCGGCGCAAACAGCACCAGCAGCACAGTCAGCAGCTTCGGCTTCAGCTTCAGAAGGTTCAGCTTCTGCCAATAAGCAAACTCCTGCTGCCCAAAAAGCAAAAGGATCAGCAAGCTCTGCTCCAAAGCCAACTGTAAATGGCGGCAGTGCAATCAGCATTGTAACAACTGCAGGTAATAAATATATCGGTAATTCTGTTTATGTGTTTGGCGGCGGCAGAAATGCTTATGATATCGCCAATGGAAGATTCGATTGCTCAGGCTTTGTACACTGGGCTTTCTCCCAGGCTGGAATTAGTGTAGGGGCCAGCACAGATTCTCTTAAATTTGCTGGGCGCCAGGTTTCAGCAAGCGAGATGAGAGCTGGAGATCTTGTTTTCTTTGATACTTATAAAAGGGACGGCCATGTAGGCATTTACCTCGGCGGCGGTAAATTCATCGGATCACAAAGCTCAACGGGTGTTGCGATTGCGAACATGTCCAGCGGCTATTGGAAAACGAAGTTTAATGGCCGGGTTGTACGCGTTATAGAATAG
- a CDS encoding FadR/GntR family transcriptional regulator, protein MNVKKISTRKISEIAAEQIEDMIAKGSFKPGEKLPSVRELCELFGVGRSAVRDALTSLQGKGIVHVKQGEGTYISRFDSSKLFKSPHLHPGIKDIQELFQARKMVETGLAEMAAANRSEADLAKMNKLISDAAIHGWEEDYQFHMAIAHAAGNDILIQFVQFISETLKKSMIDFHHYLQTRNDIAKKIEEQHLGIYLSIKNKQPDQAHKNMIEHLELVEKLLQMSILQER, encoded by the coding sequence ATGAATGTAAAAAAGATTTCAACGCGAAAAATTTCTGAAATTGCTGCAGAGCAAATTGAAGATATGATTGCCAAAGGATCCTTTAAACCAGGAGAAAAGCTGCCATCAGTGAGAGAGTTATGCGAACTGTTTGGTGTCGGCCGATCCGCTGTCAGGGATGCTCTAACCTCCTTGCAGGGCAAAGGAATTGTGCATGTGAAACAGGGAGAAGGCACTTATATATCCCGGTTTGATTCATCAAAGCTTTTTAAAAGTCCCCATTTGCATCCAGGCATTAAAGACATCCAGGAATTATTCCAGGCAAGAAAAATGGTTGAAACAGGTCTCGCTGAAATGGCTGCCGCGAATCGGTCGGAAGCGGATTTGGCGAAGATGAATAAGCTGATTTCCGATGCAGCCATCCATGGATGGGAGGAGGATTATCAGTTTCATATGGCGATTGCCCATGCTGCAGGCAATGATATACTTATCCAATTTGTGCAATTTATTTCTGAAACATTGAAAAAATCCATGATCGATTTCCATCATTATCTTCAAACACGAAATGATATTGCCAAAAAGATTGAAGAGCAGCACCTGGGTATCTATTTGTCTATTAAAAATAAGCAGCCGGATCAGGCACATAAAAATATGATTGAACATCTAGAGCTGGTTGAGAAACTTTTGCAAATGAGTATCCTGCAGGAACGTTAA
- a CDS encoding FAD-binding oxidoreductase, translating to MIAAESISALKTYFREDQISKNEVSSLYGNSGEMIILPETEDEIAAALKHADLNGLTINIMGGGTKRGFGGLIEKADFLLSLEKYTGIVEHTPGDMTLTVRAGTRFKDLQDYLAQHNQKISLDPFWPEDATIGGIIAANESGPKRLGYGSARDAVIGLRTVYPDGKVIRSGGRVVKNVAGYDMNKLFIGSMGTLGVISEITLKLCPIPKCESLVLVSFPAGNLEEVKAFAVKVLDSMIEPVSLELLNPALSDRLAGIKSYTIAMGFEDVESSVRYQEIFVGNMLPKDAKLSISSKEKVDLFWDRFYRHIPSGAGEEMPIQTEASLKIGTVNLDAVRVLKETELLQDKFNVIIESHGGLGHGLSQVTIRGAESDVANAAVHVRQTAERAGGYAIAKHLPFELRKKVDVWGSKPSYFFLLHGIKTKVDPNITLSPNRFIGGI from the coding sequence TTGATTGCCGCAGAATCGATAAGTGCTTTAAAAACTTATTTTAGAGAAGACCAGATAAGTAAAAATGAAGTTTCAAGCCTATATGGCAACTCAGGAGAAATGATTATATTACCGGAAACCGAAGATGAGATTGCAGCTGCACTTAAGCATGCTGATTTGAATGGTCTAACCATCAACATCATGGGTGGTGGCACAAAACGGGGATTCGGAGGTTTAATTGAAAAAGCTGATTTTCTCCTATCGCTTGAAAAATATACAGGGATTGTGGAACACACACCTGGTGATATGACATTAACAGTAAGAGCCGGAACTCGCTTTAAAGACCTTCAGGATTATTTGGCACAGCATAATCAAAAAATATCACTCGATCCTTTTTGGCCAGAAGACGCCACAATAGGCGGAATCATTGCTGCAAATGAAAGCGGACCCAAAAGGTTGGGCTACGGTTCAGCCCGTGATGCAGTCATTGGTTTAAGGACTGTTTATCCGGATGGAAAGGTAATACGCTCCGGTGGCAGAGTCGTAAAAAATGTTGCCGGCTATGATATGAATAAACTATTTATAGGATCGATGGGCACACTTGGTGTGATTTCTGAAATTACCTTAAAGCTTTGCCCAATCCCTAAATGTGAGAGCCTGGTTCTCGTTTCGTTTCCAGCTGGAAATCTGGAGGAAGTAAAGGCGTTTGCAGTGAAGGTACTGGATTCTATGATTGAACCAGTTTCGCTTGAGCTGCTGAATCCGGCACTTTCAGATAGACTTGCCGGAATAAAATCCTACACTATAGCTATGGGTTTTGAAGATGTTGAAAGCTCTGTACGTTATCAGGAGATTTTTGTGGGAAATATGCTGCCGAAGGATGCGAAATTGAGTATAAGCTCTAAGGAAAAAGTGGATTTGTTTTGGGACCGCTTTTACAGGCACATTCCTAGTGGGGCAGGCGAGGAAATGCCAATTCAAACAGAAGCCTCCCTTAAAATTGGTACTGTTAATCTCGACGCGGTGAGAGTATTAAAGGAAACAGAACTGCTCCAGGATAAATTCAATGTAATAATCGAATCACATGGAGGTCTTGGGCATGGGTTGAGTCAAGTGACCATTAGAGGAGCAGAGTCAGATGTCGCCAATGCCGCTGTACATGTAAGGCAGACCGCTGAAAGAGCAGGAGGATATGCGATTGCAAAACACCTGCCATTTGAGCTTCGGAAAAAAGTGGATGTTTGGGGAAGTAAACCTTCTTATTTCTTTTTGCTCCATGGGATTAAAACAAAGGTTGACCCAAATATAACATTAAGCCCAAACAGATTCATAGGAGGGATTTAA
- a CDS encoding (Fe-S)-binding protein: MSVRELDLKQEPPCTSGLGNYLWSDPPDEKKWADCVHCGMCLESCPTYEQTGQEQHSPRGRVHLIKSVAEGKLQVNEQFMDPVFQCLDCRACTTACPADVDVGGLIEEARGQIRQAMPLTGVKGAISKFFLHDLFPHQNRLNTLGGLLKFYQKSGMQKAIRKTKLINIMPQHLVDMESIMPEVKEPVKKKYKDVKVIKAKGETKQEVAMLTGCVMDVMFSDINESTINVLTRNGNDVVIPQSQTCCGALHVHAGDRDMGRKLAKQNMEAFKDFDKVIVNAAGCGCMMKEYAELFKEDPEMHAKAEEFSEKVEDISKFLHDTGYEKPKAEMNTKITYHDACHLAHGQGIRQQPRDILLDIPGVDMVHMPNSDRCCGSAGIYNITNPEMANAVLESKMENVPDDVEMISMGNPGCMLQMAMGVQKYGRNQKIVHTVQLLDWAYQKEDRVKEGKE, encoded by the coding sequence ATGAGTGTCCGGGAACTCGATTTAAAGCAAGAGCCGCCATGTACCTCGGGATTGGGAAACTATTTATGGAGCGATCCGCCAGATGAAAAGAAATGGGCTGACTGTGTCCATTGCGGCATGTGTCTGGAATCATGCCCGACATATGAACAGACAGGTCAGGAACAGCATTCCCCAAGGGGGCGTGTACATTTAATAAAATCTGTGGCTGAAGGTAAGCTTCAAGTAAATGAGCAATTCATGGATCCAGTGTTTCAATGTCTGGATTGCCGCGCATGTACAACTGCATGCCCAGCTGATGTAGATGTTGGAGGTTTGATTGAGGAAGCTCGTGGCCAGATTCGGCAGGCGATGCCATTGACTGGTGTAAAAGGAGCCATCAGCAAGTTTTTTCTTCATGACCTTTTCCCTCACCAGAATCGCTTAAATACGCTGGGCGGCCTTCTGAAATTCTACCAAAAAAGCGGAATGCAAAAAGCAATCCGGAAAACCAAATTAATTAATATTATGCCGCAGCACCTTGTCGATATGGAATCTATCATGCCTGAAGTGAAAGAGCCTGTAAAAAAGAAATATAAAGACGTAAAAGTAATCAAAGCAAAAGGGGAGACAAAGCAGGAAGTTGCGATGCTGACCGGCTGTGTAATGGATGTCATGTTCAGTGATATTAATGAATCCACCATAAATGTACTGACTCGAAATGGAAATGATGTTGTCATACCCCAAAGCCAAACGTGCTGCGGAGCACTGCATGTTCACGCGGGTGACCGTGATATGGGCAGGAAGCTGGCGAAGCAGAATATGGAAGCATTCAAAGACTTTGATAAAGTGATTGTTAATGCAGCCGGATGCGGGTGCATGATGAAGGAATACGCAGAATTGTTTAAAGAAGACCCGGAAATGCATGCAAAAGCGGAAGAGTTCTCTGAAAAGGTTGAGGATATTTCAAAATTTCTTCATGATACAGGCTATGAAAAGCCAAAGGCTGAAATGAACACCAAAATTACTTACCATGATGCATGCCATTTAGCACATGGACAGGGGATCCGCCAGCAGCCGCGCGATATTCTCCTTGATATTCCTGGTGTTGACATGGTGCATATGCCTAATTCAGACCGGTGCTGCGGAAGTGCAGGAATATACAATATTACCAATCCGGAAATGGCCAATGCAGTCCTTGAAAGCAAAATGGAAAATGTTCCAGATGATGTGGAAATGATCTCAATGGGAAATCCCGGCTGTATGCTGCAAATGGCAATGGGAGTTCAAAAATACGGAAGGAATCAGAAAATTGTCCATACTGTCCAGCTTCTTGACTGGGCTTACCAAAAGGAAGACCGTGTGAAGGAGGGAAAAGAGTGA
- a CDS encoding FAD-linked oxidase C-terminal domain-containing protein: protein MRARDRVKSQDKHILKLAEIVGGTRSILYQKEDLVAYDCDGFTIHKHLPKAVVFPKDTQEVAEIVKYCSENNLPFLARGAGTGLSGGAIPLNGEIIISMVRMKKLISVDLENRRAVVEPGFVNLKLTNSISDKGYYYAPDPSSQYCCTIGGNVAENAGGAHCLKYGVTTNHILGLEVVMPNGEIVEIGKNGIPDAPGYDLLGLITGSEGTLGIVTKITVRVLKNPEGKQTVLAYFDRVDDGSQAVSDIISAGIVPAALEMMDKTAIEGVEAAAFPVGHPKDIEAVLLIEVDGIAAGIEEQIDQILEVCRKRNVREVRAAGSEEERARWWANRKTGFGAMGAISPDYLVQDGVIPRSKLPEVLSRINQISSESGLRIANIFHAGDGNLHPLVLFDARIPGESEKALEAGSQCLKVCADVGGTITGEHGVGIEKREEMRFVFTEEEIAAQTEIREVFNPHNLLNAGKLFPSPSRCAEIKKEMKAQAIS, encoded by the coding sequence GTGAGAGCGAGAGATCGAGTTAAATCACAGGATAAACACATTTTAAAATTGGCTGAAATTGTGGGGGGAACCCGTTCCATTCTTTATCAGAAAGAAGATCTTGTTGCTTATGACTGTGACGGCTTTACGATCCATAAGCACCTTCCTAAGGCAGTTGTTTTTCCAAAGGATACACAAGAAGTGGCGGAGATTGTTAAATACTGCTCAGAAAACAATCTCCCCTTCCTGGCCAGGGGAGCTGGAACAGGGCTGAGCGGAGGAGCCATACCTCTTAATGGGGAAATAATTATCAGTATGGTTAGAATGAAAAAGCTTATTAGCGTTGATCTGGAAAACCGCCGAGCCGTTGTGGAGCCTGGATTTGTAAATCTGAAACTCACAAATTCAATATCCGATAAAGGCTATTATTACGCACCGGATCCATCCAGCCAATACTGCTGTACTATTGGCGGCAATGTTGCAGAAAATGCCGGCGGTGCACATTGTCTGAAATACGGAGTTACTACAAACCATATTCTTGGACTTGAAGTGGTCATGCCTAATGGCGAAATAGTGGAAATTGGCAAAAACGGTATTCCTGATGCTCCCGGATATGATTTGCTGGGTCTGATTACAGGTTCTGAAGGGACCCTTGGCATTGTGACAAAAATAACTGTGAGGGTACTGAAAAATCCTGAAGGAAAGCAGACTGTACTTGCCTATTTTGATCGGGTTGATGATGGAAGCCAGGCAGTATCAGATATAATATCTGCGGGTATTGTACCAGCAGCTCTTGAAATGATGGATAAGACTGCTATTGAAGGGGTGGAAGCTGCTGCTTTTCCTGTTGGCCATCCAAAAGATATAGAAGCAGTTCTTTTAATTGAAGTGGATGGAATTGCTGCGGGAATTGAGGAACAGATCGACCAAATCCTTGAGGTGTGCAGAAAGAGGAATGTCCGTGAAGTCCGTGCTGCCGGAAGTGAAGAGGAAAGAGCAAGATGGTGGGCGAACCGTAAGACAGGCTTTGGTGCCATGGGAGCGATTTCTCCTGATTATCTGGTTCAGGATGGGGTCATTCCTCGAAGCAAGCTGCCCGAAGTTTTAAGCAGAATCAACCAGATTAGCAGTGAATCGGGATTAAGGATTGCCAATATTTTTCATGCAGGAGACGGAAACCTCCATCCTCTTGTCCTTTTTGACGCACGGATTCCAGGAGAATCAGAGAAAGCACTTGAAGCTGGAAGCCAGTGCCTAAAAGTCTGCGCCGATGTTGGAGGGACCATAACTGGAGAACATGGAGTCGGCATTGAAAAGCGGGAAGAAATGCGATTTGTTTTCACAGAAGAAGAAATTGCTGCCCAGACAGAAATCCGGGAAGTCTTTAATCCTCATAATCTGCTGAATGCTGGAAAGCTGTTCCCATCGCCGAGCAGATGTGCTGAAATCAAAAAAGAGATGAAGGCACAGGCAATTTCATAA